The proteins below come from a single Methanothrix thermoacetophila PT genomic window:
- a CDS encoding MTAP family purine nucleoside phosphorylase yields the protein MHADVTIIGRVLTHGGEQSEIATPYGNVRAISSRISGRDVVFISRHGDDHLPPYRVNYRAIICAAESTGAGRIIAINTVGSMISPPGSFVIPNDFIEFTKFRVPTFYEDRAVHVDMSEPYCPEIRKVLMESCRAEGHEPYEGVYVCTEGPHFETHAQIKMLRSFGDVVGMTGYPEVVLARERGLCYASICLATNKAGEGQFDLRQIVSVERKSMSDLARIIERAVSMIPEQRSCRCSKALENAEF from the coding sequence ATGCACGCTGACGTGACCATCATCGGCAGGGTTCTGACACATGGGGGAGAGCAGAGCGAGATAGCCACGCCGTACGGAAACGTCAGGGCGATCTCATCGAGGATCAGCGGAAGAGATGTTGTCTTCATTTCAAGACATGGGGACGACCATCTTCCGCCGTACCGCGTCAACTACAGGGCGATAATATGCGCCGCGGAATCCACAGGCGCTGGGAGGATCATTGCCATAAACACGGTCGGCTCTATGATCTCGCCTCCAGGAAGCTTCGTGATACCGAACGACTTCATAGAGTTCACGAAATTCAGGGTCCCCACATTCTATGAGGATCGTGCGGTTCATGTGGATATGAGCGAGCCATACTGCCCTGAGATACGGAAAGTGCTGATGGAATCCTGCAGAGCCGAGGGGCATGAACCCTACGAGGGCGTCTATGTGTGCACCGAGGGGCCGCACTTCGAGACGCATGCTCAGATAAAAATGCTCAGAAGCTTCGGAGATGTGGTGGGGATGACCGGATACCCGGAGGTTGTGCTCGCGAGGGAGAGGGGCCTGTGCTACGCATCGATCTGTCTGGCAACGAATAAAGCAGGCGAGGGGCAGTTCGATCTCAGACAGATCGTGAGCGTCGAGAGAAAATCCATGAGCGATCTCGCCAGGATAATCGAGAGGGCGGTCTCGATGATCCCTGAGCAGAGATCATGCAGATGCAGCAAAGCTCTGGAGAATGCAGAGTTCTAG
- the purB gene encoding adenylosuccinate lyase, protein MPIHPIDYRYGTPEMKAIWEEDYRISMLFRVEAALARAEEEVGLIPKGAADAIARAAEMASPQRAKEIEAEIGHDMMAVVLAMAEVCDYGEWIHLGATSNDILDTATGLQLKASLEIIEAKLRELLRVLLDLAMENRNLVCAGRTHGQMAVPTTYGLRFAIWASEVARHIDRLREIRPRAAVGKISGAVGTQAAFGPHGMTIQRRVMEILGLNEVDVSNQVVQRDRHAEVICLLALIASTLDKICVEIRTLQRTEIAEVEESFGRRQVGSSTMPHKRNPIRSEQVCGLARVVRAQVEPAFANIPLWDERDLTNSSCERVIFPEAFVLTDHILNLTIRILKGLRIRKENVERNLTLLKGLNMAEAVMVELAKRGAGRQTSHEILRAASMRAFEEGRELLDVLLEDGTVTKYISEDEIRELLDPHRYTGTAVEQVERLEKKLRLYCE, encoded by the coding sequence ATGCCGATACATCCGATAGATTACAGGTATGGAACGCCGGAGATGAAGGCGATCTGGGAGGAGGATTACAGAATCAGTATGCTCTTCAGGGTGGAGGCAGCCCTTGCCAGGGCAGAGGAGGAGGTTGGTCTCATCCCGAAGGGGGCTGCAGATGCGATAGCAAGGGCAGCGGAGATGGCATCGCCCCAGCGGGCAAAGGAGATCGAGGCCGAGATAGGACATGATATGATGGCAGTTGTCCTGGCGATGGCGGAGGTCTGCGACTATGGGGAGTGGATACACCTCGGCGCGACATCAAACGACATTCTCGACACAGCAACAGGCCTGCAGCTCAAAGCATCTCTGGAGATCATAGAGGCAAAGCTCAGGGAGCTGCTCAGAGTCCTCCTGGACCTGGCTATGGAGAACAGAAATCTCGTATGCGCTGGTAGAACACACGGACAGATGGCGGTTCCAACAACATATGGATTGAGGTTTGCAATATGGGCCTCGGAGGTCGCCCGTCATATTGATAGGCTCAGGGAGATACGACCCAGAGCTGCAGTCGGGAAGATCAGCGGTGCTGTTGGGACACAGGCAGCATTCGGGCCTCACGGCATGACAATACAGCGCAGGGTCATGGAGATCCTCGGGCTCAACGAGGTCGATGTCTCAAACCAGGTCGTGCAGAGGGATCGGCATGCAGAGGTCATCTGTCTCCTGGCTCTCATCGCCTCTACTCTCGACAAGATCTGCGTGGAGATCAGAACTCTACAGAGAACAGAGATCGCAGAGGTGGAGGAGAGCTTCGGCAGGAGGCAGGTCGGTTCGAGCACAATGCCTCACAAGAGAAATCCGATAAGATCCGAGCAGGTATGCGGTCTTGCTAGGGTTGTAAGAGCTCAGGTTGAGCCGGCGTTTGCGAACATACCCCTCTGGGACGAGCGAGATCTGACAAACTCCAGCTGCGAGCGCGTCATATTCCCTGAGGCTTTCGTGCTTACAGATCACATACTCAACCTCACAATCAGGATCCTGAAAGGGCTCAGGATACGAAAGGAGAACGTTGAGAGAAACCTCACATTGCTCAAGGGTCTGAACATGGCCGAGGCCGTCATGGTTGAGCTGGCTAAAAGGGGCGCTGGCAGGCAGACATCCCATGAGATTTTAAGGGCTGCATCAATGAGAGCGTTCGAGGAAGGAAGAGAGCTTCTTGATGTTCTCCTTGAGGATGGGACTGTCACGAAGTACATTAGCGAGGATGAGATCAGAGAGCTGCTCGACCCCCACAGGTACACGGGCACAGCTGTCGAGCAGGTAGAGCGGCTTGAAAAGAAGCTCAGACTGTACTGCGAATGA
- the cooS gene encoding anaerobic carbon-monoxide dehydrogenase catalytic subunit produces the protein MEPERISYHESVRRMYEQIRKDGMSNLWDRYESQGMGGDPDRRCPYCMAGTRCDLCSNGPCRADASKDRRGVCGISADGMAMRMMLLRNVMGASTYHYHAEQTIRTLRATALGRTPFRIVEQKKLRRLASMLDIDTSGSPEDTALRLCDAVEADFNRSYYQESQIVEAFAPAERKDLWRALGIFPGGIHGEILLATGSCLTNVDGSYESLAMKAMRLSIAMAYQSQMVLEHCQDVLFGVPRPHKMMVDLGVLDPDYVNVVVNGHEPFMGFAMIMLARQPEWQERARSAGARGLRIIASIETGQEIIQRWSMDEVLGGFTGNWISQEPMMATGSIDLMACDMNCSLPLDPEYARRYGFRLVPVSELVAFEGISDRLNYVPEQVEHQAAKLLEMAISNYPSRRSGEKHVRDLPAGEATVGFSTESILELLGGSLDPLLNALKSGQIRGIVGLVSCTTLRDSGQDVHSVALAKELIKRDVLILSMGCGNAAMQLAGLCRKEAAALAGSGLEGICSSLGIPPVLSYGTCTDVGRLSELLRSVSEMLGVPVKDLPVAAAAPEYMEQKATIDAIFALAFGLYTYVNPVPTITGAPRLLDLLLRGCREVTGGVISVEKDPVKAAELILGHIEEKRSALGI, from the coding sequence ATGGAGCCGGAGAGGATATCATATCATGAATCTGTTCGGCGGATGTACGAGCAGATAAGGAAAGATGGCATGAGCAACCTCTGGGACCGCTATGAGTCCCAGGGCATGGGAGGAGATCCCGACAGGAGATGCCCGTACTGCATGGCAGGGACGCGATGCGATCTCTGCTCCAACGGCCCCTGCAGGGCAGATGCATCGAAGGACAGGCGGGGTGTCTGCGGGATATCAGCGGATGGCATGGCGATGCGCATGATGCTTCTGAGAAACGTGATGGGCGCATCGACATACCATTACCATGCGGAGCAGACGATAAGGACGCTCAGAGCAACAGCTCTTGGCAGAACTCCGTTCAGGATCGTTGAGCAGAAAAAGCTGAGACGTCTCGCCTCCATGCTCGATATCGATACATCCGGATCTCCAGAGGATACAGCTCTCAGGCTCTGTGATGCGGTCGAAGCAGACTTCAACCGGAGCTACTATCAGGAGAGCCAGATCGTGGAGGCGTTCGCACCTGCTGAGCGGAAGGATCTGTGGCGAGCTTTAGGCATATTTCCTGGAGGCATCCACGGGGAGATACTTCTGGCCACAGGCTCATGCCTCACAAACGTTGATGGAAGTTATGAGAGCCTGGCGATGAAGGCGATGCGCCTCTCGATAGCCATGGCGTATCAGAGCCAGATGGTGCTGGAACACTGCCAGGACGTGCTCTTCGGTGTTCCTAGGCCTCACAAGATGATGGTCGATCTCGGAGTCCTGGATCCGGATTACGTGAATGTCGTGGTCAACGGCCACGAGCCGTTCATGGGCTTCGCGATGATAATGCTCGCCAGGCAGCCTGAATGGCAGGAGAGGGCGAGGAGCGCGGGCGCAAGGGGTCTGAGGATAATAGCGAGCATCGAGACCGGCCAGGAGATAATACAGCGCTGGTCCATGGATGAGGTGCTCGGTGGTTTTACCGGAAACTGGATCTCTCAGGAGCCAATGATGGCCACAGGCTCCATAGACCTCATGGCATGCGATATGAACTGCTCGCTTCCTCTTGATCCGGAGTATGCGAGGAGATACGGCTTCAGGCTGGTTCCCGTCAGCGAGCTTGTTGCGTTTGAAGGCATCAGTGACAGGCTGAATTATGTGCCTGAGCAGGTGGAGCATCAGGCCGCAAAGCTCCTGGAGATGGCGATATCTAACTATCCCTCGCGCAGATCGGGAGAGAAGCACGTGAGAGATCTGCCTGCTGGGGAGGCGACTGTTGGTTTCTCCACGGAGAGCATTCTGGAACTGCTTGGCGGCAGCCTCGATCCGCTTCTGAATGCGCTGAAATCAGGGCAGATCAGGGGCATTGTGGGTCTGGTCTCATGCACAACGCTCAGAGATTCAGGTCAGGATGTGCACAGCGTCGCACTGGCAAAGGAGCTCATAAAAAGAGATGTTCTGATCCTCTCAATGGGCTGCGGAAATGCTGCCATGCAGCTCGCCGGACTCTGTCGAAAGGAGGCTGCAGCTCTGGCAGGCAGCGGTCTGGAAGGGATCTGCAGCTCTCTTGGTATCCCTCCAGTGCTGAGCTACGGGACATGCACCGATGTCGGCAGGCTCTCCGAGCTTCTCAGGAGCGTCTCGGAGATGCTTGGCGTGCCTGTCAAGGATCTGCCGGTGGCTGCTGCAGCGCCCGAATACATGGAGCAGAAGGCCACAATCGATGCTATCTTCGCGCTTGCGTTTGGCCTCTACACATACGTGAACCCTGTGCCGACAATCACCGGAGCTCCTCGGCTGCTGGATCTGCTCCTCAGAGGCTGCAGGGAGGTAACAGGCGGCGTGATATCTGTGGAGAAAGATCCTGTGAAGGCTGCAGAGCTGATACTGGGGCACATCGAGGAGAAACGATCGGCGCTCGGGATCTGA
- a CDS encoding Acg family FMN-binding oxidoreductase, translating into MMKNLAAWDVREEDFPSRGSMYDKLKFVLRYAVLAPSGPNTQPWKFSIKDSSISVIFDRSRTLPAVDPTHRTAYMSLGCAVANMLIAAEHFNLGYSVECFPDGIDADRIAVIGFSEGIAERRFPDLFRQITERHTNRSRFEEREIEPEKLQRMKELVENDGFRLDIMTDPDGKNRMAEILARAHKIQLGNKEFRRELASWIRPNTSDAYDGLPGYAFGYSDFESYLGKFIFGAFDTSWSRARKESALMRESPAAAVLSSDSEDKLTWVRLGVTFEKLFLLATEMDVRFDLFSQPVAIDELRGEMAEFLGVRYPQLLIRMGYAPPTRHTPRRPVELVLVE; encoded by the coding sequence ATGATGAAAAACCTTGCCGCATGGGATGTACGTGAGGAGGATTTTCCATCACGCGGAAGCATGTATGATAAGCTTAAATTTGTCCTGAGGTACGCGGTTCTCGCCCCCTCGGGTCCGAACACACAGCCATGGAAGTTCTCAATCAAAGACAGCAGCATATCTGTGATATTTGACAGATCCAGAACGCTTCCGGCAGTCGATCCGACGCACCGGACCGCATACATGAGTTTGGGCTGTGCAGTGGCCAACATGCTCATAGCTGCAGAGCACTTCAATCTGGGTTACAGTGTCGAATGCTTCCCGGATGGGATTGATGCGGATCGCATCGCTGTCATCGGCTTTTCAGAGGGCATCGCTGAGAGGAGGTTCCCTGACCTGTTCAGACAGATAACAGAGCGGCACACAAATCGAAGCAGGTTTGAGGAGCGGGAGATCGAGCCTGAGAAGCTCCAGAGGATGAAAGAGCTCGTGGAGAATGATGGATTCAGGCTGGACATAATGACGGATCCGGATGGCAAGAACCGGATGGCAGAGATACTCGCACGCGCCCACAAGATACAGCTCGGGAACAAGGAGTTCAGGAGGGAGCTGGCATCCTGGATAAGACCCAACACCTCGGATGCGTATGACGGGCTGCCTGGATATGCATTTGGCTATTCTGATTTCGAGTCGTACCTTGGAAAGTTCATCTTCGGGGCATTCGACACATCCTGGTCAAGGGCCAGAAAGGAGTCTGCTCTCATGAGAGAATCTCCTGCAGCAGCAGTTCTATCATCAGACTCGGAAGATAAACTGACGTGGGTCAGGCTGGGCGTCACCTTCGAGAAGCTGTTCCTTCTCGCGACTGAGATGGACGTGCGCTTCGATCTCTTCAGCCAGCCAGTAGCAATAGATGAGCTGAGAGGAGAGATGGCGGAGTTTCTTGGCGTCAGGTATCCACAGCTCCTCATACGCATGGGATACGCCCCGCCGACCAGGCACACTCCGAGACGCCCGGTGGAGCTGGTGCTGGTGGAATGA
- a CDS encoding ADP-dependent glucokinase/phosphofructokinase: protein MAPANTISSGSDLRVLCAFNVNIDCVHTITGEEIEMLFRDLCPLLRSLEIPSGITSLSDLAISILHHMGHGTGSELIIEGEKVADEIASLFNWEIRMGGNAGNIANVLAALGAEPVVNVPSLTPRQASLFHHAVRVPVMGGGVSLTDPVHASKDGQELRHFVIQYRSGECVDTPSGRIMAPRENRIIATFDPLNRMMHINPAFRAFLGRPDPAVKGVVLSGFHLVPYELHREIFEERLGLMRWWLDTRYSHAEMGSFEREEVMRFLLEILEVDSIGMNEDELSMLADSGENWEDIAGAAEQIQEEFGIPRVCVHTREFTVSISPDPVKEIAALEMGAEIAGRLAATGSIDRSANLGVSDEGRRAVEDLLRAGGRRAGLGAFRENDGSSVCVHPSFVASDPVTTVGLGDALTAATLYTLLK, encoded by the coding sequence TTGGCACCGGCAAATACAATCTCATCAGGATCTGATCTCAGGGTGCTCTGCGCATTCAACGTCAACATCGACTGCGTTCACACCATTACAGGGGAGGAGATCGAGATGCTCTTCCGGGATCTCTGTCCATTACTCAGATCCCTGGAGATCCCATCGGGGATCACGTCCCTGTCTGATCTCGCGATCTCGATCCTGCATCACATGGGCCACGGAACGGGAAGCGAGCTGATTATTGAGGGTGAGAAGGTTGCGGATGAGATCGCATCGCTCTTCAACTGGGAGATCAGAATGGGTGGGAATGCGGGGAACATCGCAAACGTTCTCGCCGCGCTCGGAGCAGAGCCCGTCGTCAACGTTCCATCCCTTACTCCACGCCAGGCATCTCTTTTTCATCATGCGGTCAGGGTTCCTGTCATGGGAGGAGGCGTTTCACTCACAGATCCTGTGCATGCGTCAAAGGATGGGCAGGAGCTCAGGCACTTCGTGATACAGTACAGGAGTGGTGAGTGTGTCGATACGCCTTCGGGCAGGATCATGGCTCCGAGAGAGAACAGGATAATCGCGACGTTCGACCCGCTGAATCGGATGATGCACATCAATCCCGCATTCCGAGCGTTTCTGGGAAGGCCGGATCCTGCTGTGAAGGGTGTGGTGCTTTCGGGATTCCATCTCGTCCCCTACGAGCTCCACAGGGAGATATTCGAGGAGCGTCTGGGCTTGATGAGATGGTGGCTCGACACGCGATACAGCCACGCTGAGATGGGCAGTTTTGAACGAGAGGAGGTCATGAGATTCCTCCTGGAGATCCTGGAGGTCGATAGCATCGGCATGAATGAGGATGAGCTCTCGATGCTGGCGGATTCAGGGGAGAACTGGGAGGATATCGCAGGGGCTGCCGAGCAGATACAAGAGGAGTTTGGCATCCCCAGGGTGTGTGTCCACACCCGGGAGTTCACGGTGAGCATCTCGCCTGATCCGGTAAAAGAGATCGCGGCACTGGAGATGGGCGCGGAGATCGCGGGCCGGCTCGCTGCGACAGGGTCAATTGATAGATCGGCGAATCTGGGCGTGAGTGATGAGGGGAGGAGGGCGGTGGAGGATCTCTTGCGCGCCGGCGGGAGGAGGGCTGGTCTCGGCGCGTTCAGGGAAAACGATGGATCGAGCGTCTGCGTTCATCCATCCTTCGTGGCGTCGGATCCTGTGACGACCGTCGGCCTGGGGGACGCGCTGACCGCGGCCACACTGTACACGCTTCTGAAGTAG
- a CDS encoding DUF362 domain-containing protein, with protein MTSDVYFKDMRSRSDGENKLEKIRRLFNAAGFDKIIDKGDLTAIKLHFGEVGNDTYISPVFVREVVKLVKEKGARPFLTDTNTLYSGGRGNSVDHIRTAIGHGFAYAVVDAPVIIADGLRGENHVSVDVNLNHFRSVRIAGDIVSAESMIVISHFKAHMVAGFGGAIKNLGMGCAPPIGKAEQHTAKPMVYKEKCRGCGRCMKACPRSAISVVDGKAYIDLGVCVGCGECVRACLERAMDFDWAVAIPPFVERMVEYAYGAVLGKSGRVGFFNFLIDITPDCDCVPWSDAPVVPDIGILASRDPVAIDMASYDLVNAQMGLENSYLKSNRMPGEDKFRGCWESTNALHQIVYGEKIGLGTGKYNLIRI; from the coding sequence ATGACCAGCGATGTTTACTTTAAGGACATGAGATCCAGGAGCGACGGCGAGAACAAGCTCGAGAAGATCAGAAGGCTCTTCAACGCTGCAGGCTTCGATAAAATTATCGATAAAGGCGATCTCACCGCCATAAAGCTCCACTTCGGCGAGGTGGGGAATGACACGTACATCAGCCCTGTATTCGTGCGTGAGGTCGTGAAGCTTGTGAAGGAGAAGGGCGCGCGGCCGTTTCTGACGGACACTAACACGCTGTACAGCGGCGGCCGTGGGAACTCTGTGGACCACATCCGGACAGCGATAGGGCATGGCTTCGCATATGCGGTCGTCGACGCGCCCGTCATAATCGCAGACGGACTGCGTGGCGAGAACCACGTCAGTGTTGATGTGAACCTCAATCACTTCAGATCTGTGAGGATCGCCGGGGATATCGTCAGCGCCGAGAGCATGATCGTGATATCTCACTTCAAGGCGCACATGGTGGCGGGCTTCGGCGGGGCGATAAAGAACCTCGGCATGGGGTGCGCGCCGCCGATCGGAAAGGCTGAGCAGCACACTGCAAAGCCCATGGTGTATAAAGAGAAATGCAGGGGATGCGGCAGATGCATGAAGGCGTGCCCCAGGTCTGCAATCTCTGTGGTTGACGGGAAAGCATACATAGATCTCGGTGTCTGTGTCGGATGCGGCGAGTGCGTCAGGGCATGCCTGGAGAGGGCAATGGACTTCGACTGGGCTGTTGCGATACCCCCATTCGTGGAGAGAATGGTTGAGTATGCATATGGAGCTGTTCTCGGCAAATCCGGACGCGTCGGTTTCTTCAACTTTCTGATCGATATAACGCCGGACTGCGACTGCGTCCCCTGGTCCGATGCTCCGGTGGTCCCGGACATAGGAATTCTCGCATCCAGGGACCCGGTCGCCATCGACATGGCCAGCTACGATCTAGTCAACGCGCAGATGGGGCTCGAGAACAGCTACCTGAAGAGCAACAGGATGCCCGGAGAGGACAAGTTCAGGGGGTGCTGGGAGTCGACGAACGCTCTGCATCAGATTGTGTATGGGGAGAAGATCGGCCTTGGCACCGGCAAATACAATCTCATCAGGATCTGA
- a CDS encoding DUF2073 domain-containing protein, giving the protein MREVQMDLISEEKLNRMTSMEKIRLILDKVKTGRIVVLESGLTPEEEVRLIEMTMTEIRVDEFSGIEIESYPAKREGSFVSRILGRGSSKGRMTVIGPANQLRTVEKDQYQISTKVSVGD; this is encoded by the coding sequence ATGCGGGAAGTACAGATGGACCTCATATCTGAGGAGAAGCTGAACCGCATGACCTCAATGGAGAAGATCCGGCTTATCCTTGACAAGGTCAAGACGGGCAGGATAGTGGTTCTCGAGAGCGGACTCACTCCAGAGGAGGAAGTGAGGCTTATAGAGATGACCATGACGGAGATCCGGGTCGATGAGTTCTCAGGAATAGAGATCGAGAGCTATCCTGCGAAGAGAGAAGGGTCCTTTGTGAGCAGGATCCTGGGGAGAGGATCATCAAAGGGCAGGATGACAGTTATAGGCCCGGCAAACCAGCTCAGGACGGTCGAGAAGGATCAGTATCAGATAAGCACCAAGGTCTCGGTCGGGGATTAG
- a CDS encoding Era-like GTP-binding protein translates to MGVFESLRMSLGIWLSRIFGKKRARIGIYGPPNAGKTTLANRIVKDWSGDGTLGTVSPVPHETRRAVRKEGLVINADGASIHLDIVDTPGMATKIDFREFMAYGMSEEEAKRRAKEATEGVIEAIKWLDDLDGVLLVMDSTEDPYTQVNVTVIGNMEARNLPLLIVANKIDLPNAAPSRIKAAFPQHPVVQISALEGKNLDELYHAIAVHFG, encoded by the coding sequence ATGGGCGTGTTCGAGAGCCTGCGGATGAGCCTCGGAATCTGGTTAAGTCGTATTTTCGGCAAAAAGCGTGCACGAATTGGAATTTACGGGCCGCCCAATGCTGGGAAGACCACCCTGGCCAACAGGATAGTTAAGGACTGGAGCGGTGATGGTACACTAGGCACGGTATCTCCAGTTCCACACGAGACCAGAAGAGCGGTTCGAAAAGAAGGTCTTGTGATAAATGCAGATGGTGCAAGCATTCACCTCGATATAGTGGACACGCCAGGAATGGCCACAAAGATCGACTTCAGGGAGTTTATGGCATATGGCATGAGCGAGGAGGAGGCCAAGCGGCGGGCGAAAGAGGCCACAGAGGGCGTCATAGAGGCAATCAAGTGGCTGGACGATCTTGATGGTGTTCTGCTTGTCATGGACTCCACAGAGGATCCCTACACTCAGGTCAACGTCACTGTTATAGGCAACATGGAGGCGAGGAATCTGCCGCTTCTTATTGTGGCAAACAAGATCGATCTCCCGAACGCCGCCCCCTCAAGAATAAAGGCCGCGTTCCCTCAACATCCTGTGGTCCAGATATCGGCGCTGGAGGGGAAGAACCTGGACGAGCTGTATCATGCAATAGCAGTACACTTCGGGTGA
- a CDS encoding Zn-ribbon domain-containing protein encodes MCTRCKKVFDDGADILKGCPKCGGRMFEYIRERETLITESMGVRRPPKRAVTTAVRDRNEIKDVMGGDRGASEKIKKPAAIQTSQRSPEDRPIESVRITEPGRYELNLPTLFSRDELVMALKEGTYLIDLNSAFRRSKK; translated from the coding sequence ATGTGCACCAGATGCAAAAAGGTATTCGATGATGGCGCTGATATACTCAAAGGCTGCCCGAAGTGCGGCGGGAGGATGTTTGAGTATATTCGGGAGAGAGAGACGCTGATCACTGAGTCCATGGGCGTCAGAAGGCCGCCCAAGAGAGCCGTCACCACAGCTGTTCGCGACAGAAATGAAATTAAAGATGTGATGGGTGGAGATAGGGGCGCTTCTGAGAAGATCAAAAAGCCTGCTGCCATCCAGACTTCTCAGAGATCACCTGAGGATCGGCCGATAGAGAGCGTGAGGATCACAGAGCCGGGAAGATACGAGCTGAACCTTCCGACGCTATTTTCAAGAGATGAGCTTGTCATGGCGTTAAAGGAGGGGACCTATCTGATAGACCTGAACTCGGCCTTCAGAAGGTCTAAGAAATAA
- the serA gene encoding phosphoglycerate dehydrogenase, which produces MRVLVSDPLAEEGIRRLETAAEVDVITNLSPEELVERIKGYDALVIRSGTKVTADVINAADRLKVIARAGVGVDNVDVDAATKKGIIVVNAPGGNTISAAEHTIAMMLSLARNIPQAHASVRRGEWNRKKYTGVEVFNKTLGIIGLGRIGTEVAKRMKAFGMRILAYDPFITESKAAELGIKLASLEEIYRESDFITVHTPLTPETRNMIDEPQIKMMKPTVRIINCARGGIINEAALAKAVAENRIAGAAVDVYTKEPPVGNPLLEQERIITTPHLGASTAEAQINVALAVADQIIAISRGQLPTTAINLISIPPETIALMEPYMDIAERMGRLLGQLGTSRFEQLEIVYGGSIAEKDTRLITIAAVKGLLSAIGAHANLVNSMALLKEKGIKLMESKTEVANGYSNLITMRLKTTSETFAVHGTVYRPDDRRIVQINDYRVHVPTEGNLVLVLHEDRPNIIGPVCVVLGEANINIGSMHVGRISAGKPQLMVLNVDTPLDDETMKRILSVSGVLSARRISM; this is translated from the coding sequence ATGAGAGTTCTGGTCAGTGACCCGCTGGCCGAGGAGGGCATAAGACGGCTTGAGACGGCCGCAGAGGTCGATGTTATAACCAACCTCTCTCCTGAGGAGCTGGTGGAGAGGATCAAGGGGTATGATGCTCTGGTCATACGCAGCGGGACCAAGGTGACTGCAGATGTGATAAACGCAGCGGACCGGCTCAAGGTGATAGCGAGAGCTGGTGTTGGAGTGGACAATGTCGATGTGGATGCCGCGACGAAAAAGGGCATAATAGTCGTGAACGCCCCGGGCGGAAACACGATCTCAGCTGCAGAGCATACAATTGCTATGATGCTGTCGCTCGCAAGGAACATCCCGCAGGCGCATGCATCTGTCAGGAGGGGTGAGTGGAACAGGAAGAAGTACACTGGTGTAGAGGTCTTCAACAAGACCCTGGGCATAATTGGACTTGGAAGGATCGGGACAGAGGTCGCAAAGAGGATGAAGGCATTCGGGATGCGCATACTCGCCTACGATCCGTTTATAACAGAGTCCAAGGCGGCTGAGCTTGGAATAAAGCTGGCGAGCCTCGAGGAGATCTACAGGGAGAGCGATTTCATAACTGTTCACACGCCACTCACCCCAGAAACGAGGAACATGATCGATGAGCCTCAGATAAAGATGATGAAGCCCACTGTGAGGATAATAAACTGCGCCAGAGGCGGCATAATCAATGAGGCAGCTCTGGCCAAAGCGGTCGCGGAGAACAGGATAGCCGGAGCTGCAGTCGACGTTTACACAAAGGAGCCGCCGGTGGGCAATCCACTTCTCGAACAGGAGCGGATCATAACGACACCGCATCTCGGAGCATCGACTGCTGAGGCACAGATCAACGTGGCGCTCGCTGTTGCGGATCAGATAATCGCCATAAGCAGAGGGCAGCTCCCGACGACAGCGATCAACCTGATCTCCATACCGCCGGAGACGATCGCTCTGATGGAGCCGTACATGGATATCGCAGAGAGAATGGGCAGGCTCCTCGGGCAGCTGGGTACGAGCAGGTTCGAGCAGCTCGAGATCGTGTATGGCGGGTCCATCGCGGAGAAGGATACCCGGTTGATAACAATAGCGGCTGTGAAGGGGCTGCTATCGGCCATCGGTGCCCATGCGAACCTCGTCAACTCGATGGCGCTGCTGAAGGAGAAGGGCATAAAGCTAATGGAATCGAAGACGGAGGTGGCGAACGGATACAGCAACCTCATAACCATGCGCCTGAAGACCACATCAGAGACATTCGCGGTTCACGGCACGGTTTACAGGCCTGACGACAGGAGGATCGTCCAGATCAACGACTACAGGGTTCATGTTCCGACTGAGGGCAACCTTGTTCTGGTTCTGCATGAGGACAGGCCGAACATCATAGGTCCAGTGTGCGTGGTTCTGGGCGAGGCGAATATCAACATCGGGAGCATGCATGTCGGCAGGATCTCAGCAGGGAAGCCGCAGCTGATGGTCCTGAACGTGGATACTCCTCTCGACGACGAGACCATGAAGAGGATACTGAGCGTTTCTGGCGTTCTGAGTGCGAGGAGGATAAGCATGTGA